In one Musa acuminata AAA Group cultivar baxijiao chromosome BXJ2-5, Cavendish_Baxijiao_AAA, whole genome shotgun sequence genomic region, the following are encoded:
- the LOC103984054 gene encoding F-box protein SKIP28 isoform X1 produces MEPSPLLAEDAVVGRPPPPSHDGCRNPDAGSSDGTGALLLVLGYLRLPELLAFQRVSRFFRDAVAGDGLLWRRVAVQSPLSGRLTDDALLRITSRAEGKLESLALMDCWKITDDGLMQVVDRNPGIAKLHVPGCTYLTANGIVRIVQRLYERKGNLKSLQIHGICNITKDHLDILKLLLLGSNHQQVLPPTNDRYWHSFTFINHDDRPIDVDICPKCKHVRMVFDCTRENCRSMKSQWTECRGCFFCIARCEDCGGCLDFDELGEETVCSHLLCVKCWLDLPKCNICNRPYCKGHSNFLEGSSKFLGFVCEQCMESTSSSYHSTCGLTLYEAGLRDFHHQTSSLEVFRIVKQAPHPFLV; encoded by the exons ATGGAACCTTCTCCTCTGCTGGCTGAGGATGCAGTCGTCGGTCGCCCTCCACCGCCATCCCACGACGGCTGTCGGAACCCTGACGCCGGCTCCTCCGACGGGACCGGCGCCCTGCTTCTGGTCTTGGGATACCTCCGGCTGCCGGAGCTGCTGGCCTTCCAGAGGGTCTCGCGATTTTTCAGGGACGCAGTTGCCGGAGACGGCCTGCTGTGGCGGCGCGTCGCCGTTCAGAGTCCGTTGAGCGGGCGGCTCACCGATGACGCCCTCCTGCGCATAACGTCGAGGGCTGAAGGAAAGTTGGAATCTTTGGCTCTGATGGACTGCTGGAAGATCACGGACGATGGGCTCATGCAGGTTGTGGATCGAAATCCTGGCATCGCCAAG CTTCATGTACCAGGATGCACATACTTGACTGCAAATGGTATAGTAAGAATTGTTCAGCGGCTCTATGAGCGCAAGGGCAATCTGAAATCTCTCCAGATTCATGGTATCTGCAACATAACCAAAGACCATCTTGACATCCTCAAGTTGTTGTTGTTAGGAAGTAATCACCAACAGGTTCTACCACCAACTAACGACCGCTACTGGCACTCCTTTACATTCATCAATCATGATGACCGCCCAATAGATGTTGATATTTGCCCCAAGTGCAAGCATGTAAGGATGGTGTTTGATTGTACAAGGGAGAATTGCAG GTCAATGAAGTCCCAATGGACAGAATGCAGAGGGTGCTTCTTCTGCATTGCAAGGTGTGAGGACTGTGGAGGttgtctcgattttgatgaacttGGGGAAGAAACTGTGTGCTCCCATCTACTGTGTGTGAAGTGTTGGCTTGATCTTCCAAAGTGCAATATCTGCAACCGACCATATTGCAAAGGACATTCGAATTTCCTAGAGGGATCTTCCAAGTTTCTCGGTTTTGTATGTGAGCAGTGTATGGAATCCACGAGCTCATCATATCATTCTACTTGTG GTTTGACATTATATGAAGCTGGCTTAAGAGACTTCCACCACCAAACAAGCTCTTTAGAGGTTTTCCGCATAGTGAAGCAAGCTCCCCACCCATTTCTTGTTTGA
- the LOC135582104 gene encoding THO complex subunit 4C-like isoform X3: MCYFGGILISFSRTKDMIWRHDLFDDSMVAAGISGIETGTKLYISNLDYGVSNEDIRELFSEVGDLKRFAVHYDRTGRPSGSAEVVYTRRSDAMAALKRYNNVQLDGKPMKIEVIGTNLGLPITPRVNVLGGPNGRGKRTVVMTPQFVRGGSSSFNRASGTNRGGFQRGRGRGRGRGSSVRGIGRGSVRGIGRGRGSGRMQNVEKSADDLDKELDTYHAEAMNTS, from the exons ATGTGCTATTTTGGTGGAATTCTCATC TCCTTCAGCAGAACAAAGGATATGATATGGAGACATGATCTATTTGATGATAGCATGGTAGCTGCAGGCATTTCAGGAATTGAAACTGGTACAAAACTTTACATCTCGAATTTAGATTATGGGGTCTCCAATGAAGATATAAGG GAGTTGTTCTCTGAAGTTGGTGACCTCAAGCGATTTGCAGTTCATTACGATAGGACTGGTCGCCCAAGT GGTTCAGCAGAAGTGGTGTATACAAGAAGAAGTGATGCCATGGCTGCTTTAAAGCGATATAACAATGTGCAGCTGGATGGGAAACCCATGAAAATAGAAGTTATAGGCACTAATCTAGGCTTGCCTATCACTCCTCGTGTGAATGTTCTTGGCGGTCCAAATGGTAGAGGAAAAAGGACAGTTGTTATGAC TCCACAATTTGTTCGAGGTGGTTCAAGTTCTTTTAATCGTGCCTCTGG GACAAATCGTGGAGGCTTTCAGCGAGGTCGTGGTCGTGGTCGTGGCCGTGGCAGTAGTGTTAGAGGCATTGGTCGTGGCAGTGTTAGAGGCATTGGTCGTGGCCGTGGCAGTGGGAGAATGCAAAACGTTGAGAAGTCAGCAGATGACCTGGATAAGGAGTTGGATACCTATCATGCCGAAGCAATGAACACATCTTAA
- the LOC135582104 gene encoding THO complex subunit 4D-like isoform X1, whose protein sequence is MATSLDMSLDDLIKNRTGSQRGRGRGPGRGRGRGGSFRGRGMGMLHQGSLRVNSRPSPYKIAKSFSRTKDMIWRHDLFDDSMVAAGISGIETGTKLYISNLDYGVSNEDIRELFSEVGDLKRFAVHYDRTGRPSGSAEVVYTRRSDAMAALKRYNNVQLDGKPMKIEVIGTNLGLPITPRVNVLGGPNGRGKRTVVMTTNRGGFQRGRGRGRGRGSSVRGIGRGSVRGIGRGRGSGRMQNVEKSADDLDKELDTYHAEAMNTS, encoded by the exons ATGGCTACATCTTTGGATATGTCACTGGATGATCTCATTAAAAACCGAACTGGTAGTCAAAGGGGGAGAGGGCGAGGCCCAGGGCGGGGCCGTGGACGTGGTGGTAGCTTTCGTGGAAGGGGAATGGGGATGCTTCATCAAGGCTCTCTCAGGGTTAACAGTCGGCCATCTCCATACAAGATTGCCAAG TCCTTCAGCAGAACAAAGGATATGATATGGAGACATGATCTATTTGATGATAGCATGGTAGCTGCAGGCATTTCAGGAATTGAAACTGGTACAAAACTTTACATCTCGAATTTAGATTATGGGGTCTCCAATGAAGATATAAGG GAGTTGTTCTCTGAAGTTGGTGACCTCAAGCGATTTGCAGTTCATTACGATAGGACTGGTCGCCCAAGT GGTTCAGCAGAAGTGGTGTATACAAGAAGAAGTGATGCCATGGCTGCTTTAAAGCGATATAACAATGTGCAGCTGGATGGGAAACCCATGAAAATAGAAGTTATAGGCACTAATCTAGGCTTGCCTATCACTCCTCGTGTGAATGTTCTTGGCGGTCCAAATGGTAGAGGAAAAAGGACAGTTGTTATGAC GACAAATCGTGGAGGCTTTCAGCGAGGTCGTGGTCGTGGTCGTGGCCGTGGCAGTAGTGTTAGAGGCATTGGTCGTGGCAGTGTTAGAGGCATTGGTCGTGGCCGTGGCAGTGGGAGAATGCAAAACGTTGAGAAGTCAGCAGATGACCTGGATAAGGAGTTGGATACCTATCATGCCGAAGCAATGAACACATCTTAA
- the LOC103984055 gene encoding ankyrin repeat-containing protein At2g01680 isoform X1: MDLWLGSHQAFFAAVRSGDVDAVRCLVEELDPAAAAALATAQTEAGETPLYIAAENNSEELFRYLLRFYDFEAAAIRSRVDLDAFHVAAKLGHVDLPPLTFIAGPTIQNSELFIMIWTQSCHFHSPIHIMGVGCTGIAKELLSLWPAFCRVCNSSNTSALYSAAVMDHLDVVNSILDVDESSARIVRKNGKTALHTAARVGYYQIVKALLQRDPGIVSIIDKKGQTALHMAVKGRSLDVVEALLQTDIAILNMRDKKGNTALHIATRKWRPQMVRLLLCYESIEVNAINNQNETAMDLAEKIPYGESQMDILESLSEAGAKHSRNIGKDDDELRRTVSDIKHDVHTQFIQNAKTNKRMSGIAKELRKLHREAVQNTINSVTMVAVLIASIAFMAIFNLPGQYLQDGGEVGKAYIADVRGFRVFCLLNATALFISLAVVVVQITLVAWETRAQKQVVSVVNKLMWTACLSTCSAFLSLAYVVVGKQASWMATTITAVGGPIMVGTLLTMSYLVLRQRFRIGEDSQRRIKRASGSKSFSWSLYSGYSDPDVFSDNEKKIYAL, from the exons ATGGATCTATGGCTCGGATCGCACCAGGCCTTCTTCGCCGCTGTCCGATCGGGTGATGTCGACGCCGTCCGGTGCCTCGTCGAGGAGCTCGACCCCGCTGCCGCGGCCGCCCTGGCGACGGCCCAGACGGAGGCGGGAGAGACACCGCTCTACATCGCGGCGGAGAACAACTCCGAGGAGCTCTTCCGCTACCTCCTCCGCTTCTATGACTTCGAGGCCGCCGCCATCCGCTCCCGCGTCGACCTCGACGCCTTCCACGTCGCCGCCAAGCTCGGGCATGTGG ATCTGCCGCCGTTAACATTTATCGCTGGTCCAACTATCCAGAATTCTGAGTTATTTATCATGATCTGGACTCAATCATGTCATTTCCATTCACCAATTCACATCATGGGTGTCGGTTGTACTG GGATTGCGAAAGAACTTCTCAGCCTGTGGCCTGCTTTCTGCAGAGTATGTAATTCATCAAATACTAGTGCCCTTTACTCAGCTGCGGTCATGGATCATTTGGACGTGGTGAATTCCATTTTGGATGTGGATGAGAGCTCAGCAAGAATTGTGAGGAAGAATGGGAAAACGGCATTGCATACTGCTGCTAGAGTTGGTTATTATCAAATCGTGAAAGCACTTCTACAGAGAGATCCAGGGATAGTCTCTATAATAGACAAGAAAGGCCAGACTGCACTACATATGGCTGTCAAAGGTCGCAGTCTTGATGTTGTGGAGGCGTTATTGCAAACTGATATTGCTATTCTCAATATGCGTGACAAGAAGGGGAACACAGCTTTGCACATAGCGACCAGGAAATGGCGCCCACAG ATGGTACGACTTCTTTTGTGCTATGAGTCTATCGAGGTCAATGCCATCAATAATCAGAATGAAACCGCAATGGACTTGGCCGAAAAGATCCCATATGGTGAATCTCAAATGGATATTTTGGAGAGCCTATCAGAGGCAGGTGCCAAGCATTCAAGGAATATTGGCAAAGATGATGATGAGCTGCGGAGAACTGTCAGTGACATAAAGCATGACGTCCATACACAGTTCATACAGAATGCTAAAACAAATAAACGAATGTCCGGGATCGCAAAAGAGCTCAGGAAACTGCACCGTGAAGCTGTTCAGAATACCATCAATTCAGTGACAATGGTAGCAGTTCTGATTGCATCCATTGCGTTCATGGCCATATTCAATTTGCCCGGTCAGTATCTCCAAGATGGTGGAGAAGTTGGCAAGGCTTATATAGCTGATGTAAGGGGGTTCCGTGTGTTCTGCCTCTTGAATGCCACTGCTCTCTTTATTTCTCTTGCTGTCGTTGTGGTACAGATCACTTTGGTTGCATGGGAAACCCGTGCTCAAAAGCAGGTTGTTTCGGTAGTAAACAAGCTCATGTGGACTGCCTGTCTCAGCACTTGCTCGGCTTTTCTCTCATTAGCTTATGTGGTTGTGGGGAAGCAAGCATCATGGATGGCTACGACAATAACAGCAGTTGGAGGTCCTATCATGGTGGGAACTCTGTTGACCATGAGTTATCTTGTACTTCGACAGCGTTTCAGGATTGGTGAAGACTCTCAAAGGCGTATCAAGAGGGCCAGCGGCAGCAAGTCCTTCTCCTGGTCTCTTTATTCTGGTTATTCAGATCCAGATGTGTTTTCTGATAATGAGAAGAAAATATATGCTCTGTAG
- the LOC103984056 gene encoding nudix hydrolase 17, mitochondrial translates to MVELVSRRGRTLQRYNSGCRLVAGCIPYRFKKMDKPSLADIDRAIEVMVVSSQKGRELMFPKGGWELDESMQAAASREAFEEAGVRGKFEGKLGKWPSKEQDKIHHMFAMRVTEVLPQWPEMNARERKWVSVAEAREVCKHAWMSEALDKLQELLSTSSEQDNCSAQHALTPLTENSILSCT, encoded by the exons ATGGTTGAGTTGGTTTCTCGCCGCGGAAGGACGCTGCAGCGGTACAACTCCGGCTGCCGCCTCGTCGCCGG ATGCATTCCCTACAGGTTCAAGAAGATGGACAAGCCATCTTTAGCAGACATCGATCGAGCGATCGAGGTTATGGTCGTAAGCTCTCAAAAGGGACGTGAACTCATGTTCCCAAAG GGAGGTTGGGAGCTTGACGAAAGCATGCAAGCAGCAGCCTCCAGGGAGGCATTTGAGGAAGCCGGCGTGCGAGGGAAGTTCGAG GGCAAGCTTGGGAAATGGCCTAGCAAGGAGCAAGACAAGATCCACCACATGTTCGCCATGAGAGTCACAGAGGTGCTGCCACAGTGGCCGGAGATGAACGCCCGAGAACGGAAATGG GTGAGCGTGGCAGAAGCAAGAGAAGTATGCAAGCATGCATGGATGAGTGAAGCGCTGGATAAACTGCAAGAGCTTCTATCGACTTCAAGCGAGCAAGACAACTGTTCGGCGCAGCACGCACTGACACCACTGACCGAGAACTCCATTCTTTCCTGTACATAG
- the LOC103984055 gene encoding ankyrin repeat-containing protein At2g01680 isoform X2 produces MDLWLGSHQAFFAAVRSGDVDAVRCLVEELDPAAAAALATAQTEAGETPLYIAAENNSEELFRYLLRFYDFEAAAIRSRVDLDAFHVAAKLGHVGIAKELLSLWPAFCRVCNSSNTSALYSAAVMDHLDVVNSILDVDESSARIVRKNGKTALHTAARVGYYQIVKALLQRDPGIVSIIDKKGQTALHMAVKGRSLDVVEALLQTDIAILNMRDKKGNTALHIATRKWRPQMVRLLLCYESIEVNAINNQNETAMDLAEKIPYGESQMDILESLSEAGAKHSRNIGKDDDELRRTVSDIKHDVHTQFIQNAKTNKRMSGIAKELRKLHREAVQNTINSVTMVAVLIASIAFMAIFNLPGQYLQDGGEVGKAYIADVRGFRVFCLLNATALFISLAVVVVQITLVAWETRAQKQVVSVVNKLMWTACLSTCSAFLSLAYVVVGKQASWMATTITAVGGPIMVGTLLTMSYLVLRQRFRIGEDSQRRIKRASGSKSFSWSLYSGYSDPDVFSDNEKKIYAL; encoded by the exons ATGGATCTATGGCTCGGATCGCACCAGGCCTTCTTCGCCGCTGTCCGATCGGGTGATGTCGACGCCGTCCGGTGCCTCGTCGAGGAGCTCGACCCCGCTGCCGCGGCCGCCCTGGCGACGGCCCAGACGGAGGCGGGAGAGACACCGCTCTACATCGCGGCGGAGAACAACTCCGAGGAGCTCTTCCGCTACCTCCTCCGCTTCTATGACTTCGAGGCCGCCGCCATCCGCTCCCGCGTCGACCTCGACGCCTTCCACGTCGCCGCCAAGCTCGGGCATGTGG GGATTGCGAAAGAACTTCTCAGCCTGTGGCCTGCTTTCTGCAGAGTATGTAATTCATCAAATACTAGTGCCCTTTACTCAGCTGCGGTCATGGATCATTTGGACGTGGTGAATTCCATTTTGGATGTGGATGAGAGCTCAGCAAGAATTGTGAGGAAGAATGGGAAAACGGCATTGCATACTGCTGCTAGAGTTGGTTATTATCAAATCGTGAAAGCACTTCTACAGAGAGATCCAGGGATAGTCTCTATAATAGACAAGAAAGGCCAGACTGCACTACATATGGCTGTCAAAGGTCGCAGTCTTGATGTTGTGGAGGCGTTATTGCAAACTGATATTGCTATTCTCAATATGCGTGACAAGAAGGGGAACACAGCTTTGCACATAGCGACCAGGAAATGGCGCCCACAG ATGGTACGACTTCTTTTGTGCTATGAGTCTATCGAGGTCAATGCCATCAATAATCAGAATGAAACCGCAATGGACTTGGCCGAAAAGATCCCATATGGTGAATCTCAAATGGATATTTTGGAGAGCCTATCAGAGGCAGGTGCCAAGCATTCAAGGAATATTGGCAAAGATGATGATGAGCTGCGGAGAACTGTCAGTGACATAAAGCATGACGTCCATACACAGTTCATACAGAATGCTAAAACAAATAAACGAATGTCCGGGATCGCAAAAGAGCTCAGGAAACTGCACCGTGAAGCTGTTCAGAATACCATCAATTCAGTGACAATGGTAGCAGTTCTGATTGCATCCATTGCGTTCATGGCCATATTCAATTTGCCCGGTCAGTATCTCCAAGATGGTGGAGAAGTTGGCAAGGCTTATATAGCTGATGTAAGGGGGTTCCGTGTGTTCTGCCTCTTGAATGCCACTGCTCTCTTTATTTCTCTTGCTGTCGTTGTGGTACAGATCACTTTGGTTGCATGGGAAACCCGTGCTCAAAAGCAGGTTGTTTCGGTAGTAAACAAGCTCATGTGGACTGCCTGTCTCAGCACTTGCTCGGCTTTTCTCTCATTAGCTTATGTGGTTGTGGGGAAGCAAGCATCATGGATGGCTACGACAATAACAGCAGTTGGAGGTCCTATCATGGTGGGAACTCTGTTGACCATGAGTTATCTTGTACTTCGACAGCGTTTCAGGATTGGTGAAGACTCTCAAAGGCGTATCAAGAGGGCCAGCGGCAGCAAGTCCTTCTCCTGGTCTCTTTATTCTGGTTATTCAGATCCAGATGTGTTTTCTGATAATGAGAAGAAAATATATGCTCTGTAG
- the LOC135582104 gene encoding THO complex subunit 4D-like isoform X2, which yields MATSLDMSLDDLIKNRTGSQRGRGRGPGRGRGRGGSFRGRGMGMLHQGSLRVNSRPSPYKIAKSFSRTKDMIWRHDLFDDSMVAAGISGIETGTKLYISNLDYGVSNEDIRELFSEVGDLKRFAVHYDRTGRPSGSAEVVYTRRSDAMAALKRYNNVQLDGKPMKIEVIGTNLGLPITPRVNVLGGPNGRGKRTVVMTPQFVRGGSSSFNRASGTNRGGFQRGRGRGRGRGSSVRGIGRGSVRGIGRGRGSGRMQNVEKSADDLDKELDTYHAEAMNTS from the exons ATGGCTACATCTTTGGATATGTCACTGGATGATCTCATTAAAAACCGAACTGGTAGTCAAAGGGGGAGAGGGCGAGGCCCAGGGCGGGGCCGTGGACGTGGTGGTAGCTTTCGTGGAAGGGGAATGGGGATGCTTCATCAAGGCTCTCTCAGGGTTAACAGTCGGCCATCTCCATACAAGATTGCCAAG TCCTTCAGCAGAACAAAGGATATGATATGGAGACATGATCTATTTGATGATAGCATGGTAGCTGCAGGCATTTCAGGAATTGAAACTGGTACAAAACTTTACATCTCGAATTTAGATTATGGGGTCTCCAATGAAGATATAAGG GAGTTGTTCTCTGAAGTTGGTGACCTCAAGCGATTTGCAGTTCATTACGATAGGACTGGTCGCCCAAGT GGTTCAGCAGAAGTGGTGTATACAAGAAGAAGTGATGCCATGGCTGCTTTAAAGCGATATAACAATGTGCAGCTGGATGGGAAACCCATGAAAATAGAAGTTATAGGCACTAATCTAGGCTTGCCTATCACTCCTCGTGTGAATGTTCTTGGCGGTCCAAATGGTAGAGGAAAAAGGACAGTTGTTATGAC TCCACAATTTGTTCGAGGTGGTTCAAGTTCTTTTAATCGTGCCTCTGG GACAAATCGTGGAGGCTTTCAGCGAGGTCGTGGTCGTGGTCGTGGCCGTGGCAGTAGTGTTAGAGGCATTGGTCGTGGCAGTGTTAGAGGCATTGGTCGTGGCCGTGGCAGTGGGAGAATGCAAAACGTTGAGAAGTCAGCAGATGACCTGGATAAGGAGTTGGATACCTATCATGCCGAAGCAATGAACACATCTTAA
- the LOC103984054 gene encoding F-box protein SKIP28 isoform X2 encodes MEPSPLLAEDAVVGRPPPPSHDGCRNPDAGSSDGTGALLLVLGYLRLPELLAFQRVSRFFRDAVAGDGLLWRRVAVQSPLSGRLTDDALLRITSRAEGKLESLALMDCWKITDDGLMQVVDRNPGIAKLHVPGCTYLTANGIVRIVQRLYERKGNLKSLQIHGICNITKDHLDILKLLLLGSNHQQVLPPTNDRYWHSFTFINHDDRPIDVDICPKCKHVRMVFDCTRENCRSMKSQWTECRGCFFCIARCEDCGGCLDFDELGEETVCSHLLCVKCWLDLPKCNICNRPYCKGHSNFLEGSSKFLGFVCEQCMESTSSSYHSTCG; translated from the exons ATGGAACCTTCTCCTCTGCTGGCTGAGGATGCAGTCGTCGGTCGCCCTCCACCGCCATCCCACGACGGCTGTCGGAACCCTGACGCCGGCTCCTCCGACGGGACCGGCGCCCTGCTTCTGGTCTTGGGATACCTCCGGCTGCCGGAGCTGCTGGCCTTCCAGAGGGTCTCGCGATTTTTCAGGGACGCAGTTGCCGGAGACGGCCTGCTGTGGCGGCGCGTCGCCGTTCAGAGTCCGTTGAGCGGGCGGCTCACCGATGACGCCCTCCTGCGCATAACGTCGAGGGCTGAAGGAAAGTTGGAATCTTTGGCTCTGATGGACTGCTGGAAGATCACGGACGATGGGCTCATGCAGGTTGTGGATCGAAATCCTGGCATCGCCAAG CTTCATGTACCAGGATGCACATACTTGACTGCAAATGGTATAGTAAGAATTGTTCAGCGGCTCTATGAGCGCAAGGGCAATCTGAAATCTCTCCAGATTCATGGTATCTGCAACATAACCAAAGACCATCTTGACATCCTCAAGTTGTTGTTGTTAGGAAGTAATCACCAACAGGTTCTACCACCAACTAACGACCGCTACTGGCACTCCTTTACATTCATCAATCATGATGACCGCCCAATAGATGTTGATATTTGCCCCAAGTGCAAGCATGTAAGGATGGTGTTTGATTGTACAAGGGAGAATTGCAG GTCAATGAAGTCCCAATGGACAGAATGCAGAGGGTGCTTCTTCTGCATTGCAAGGTGTGAGGACTGTGGAGGttgtctcgattttgatgaacttGGGGAAGAAACTGTGTGCTCCCATCTACTGTGTGTGAAGTGTTGGCTTGATCTTCCAAAGTGCAATATCTGCAACCGACCATATTGCAAAGGACATTCGAATTTCCTAGAGGGATCTTCCAAGTTTCTCGGTTTTGTATGTGAGCAGTGTATGGAATCCACGAGCTCATCATATCATTCTACTTGTG GATAA